Proteins from a genomic interval of Synechococcus sp. A15-28:
- a CDS encoding glycosyl transferase: MDFQQSLITTVHDYSLGNLDAVAFNRELSQRPTTLLIPCLMEEFSRPALALIRDTLSSLKGLNRLVIALAAESAEDVAHAEAFFAGMPFPVQVHWTNGPAVKYLLESMGALGLEVTGPPGKGWAVWQGLGVACQDAEVVGLFDADIRTFGSAYPERMLRPLLDRSHGIAYVKAFYSRLSLETQALQGRATRLFVGPLLVSLEQIFGPLPYLRYLQSFRYPLAGEFAFTTDLAMNLRIPSDWGLEMGLLSEVFRHVATSRIAQVDLGLFDHKHKGLGSKPSEGLQRMAGEIFGTVLRSLMEHEGAVISMDQIPTLEVLYRRVGEDRVRQFGIDSAINRLPYNRHGEELAVHSFAELLRPGLSRLMESPVAHQLPSWSRLKSCNPSLQGDLSAAGQMDRTTSRTLPQSQPLRRPNHKPRSSTSELVA, from the coding sequence ATGGATTTTCAGCAGAGCCTGATCACCACGGTTCATGACTACAGCCTGGGCAACCTGGATGCTGTTGCCTTCAACCGCGAGCTGAGCCAGCGGCCGACGACGCTGTTGATCCCCTGTCTGATGGAGGAGTTCAGCCGTCCAGCACTGGCGCTGATCCGCGACACTCTGTCGTCATTGAAAGGCCTCAATCGCCTCGTCATTGCTCTGGCCGCTGAAAGCGCGGAGGACGTAGCCCATGCCGAAGCCTTCTTCGCCGGCATGCCCTTTCCCGTTCAGGTGCACTGGACCAATGGCCCAGCCGTGAAGTACTTGCTTGAGTCCATGGGCGCCCTGGGACTCGAGGTCACCGGTCCCCCCGGCAAGGGCTGGGCGGTCTGGCAAGGGCTTGGGGTGGCCTGTCAGGACGCCGAAGTGGTGGGCCTGTTTGACGCCGACATCCGCACCTTCGGCTCGGCATACCCGGAGCGGATGTTGCGTCCACTGCTGGATCGCTCCCACGGCATCGCCTACGTCAAGGCCTTCTACAGCCGGCTATCGCTGGAAACCCAGGCGCTGCAGGGTCGGGCCACCCGCCTGTTCGTCGGTCCTCTGCTGGTCAGCCTCGAACAGATCTTTGGCCCACTGCCGTACCTGCGCTATCTGCAGTCTTTTCGCTACCCCTTGGCTGGTGAATTCGCCTTCACCACCGATCTGGCGATGAATCTGCGCATCCCCTCCGATTGGGGCCTGGAGATGGGGTTGCTCTCGGAGGTATTCCGTCATGTCGCCACCAGTCGCATTGCCCAGGTGGATCTGGGGCTGTTTGATCACAAGCACAAAGGACTCGGAAGCAAACCCAGTGAGGGGTTGCAACGCATGGCCGGTGAAATCTTCGGAACCGTTTTGCGCAGCTTGATGGAGCACGAGGGCGCCGTGATCTCGATGGATCAGATTCCCACCCTTGAGGTGCTCTACCGACGCGTCGGTGAGGATCGGGTGCGCCAATTCGGCATTGATTCGGCGATCAACCGGCTCCCCTATAACCGCCATGGAGAAGAACTGGCTGTGCACAGTTTTGCTGAACTGCTGCGGCCAGGACTCTCCCGCCTAATGGAGTCTCCAGTTGCTCATCAGCTCCCCAGTTGGTCACGACTGAAAAGCTGCAATCCTTCGCTTCAAGGCGACCTAAGTGCAGCAGGTCAAATGGATCGCACTACATCTCGAACATTGCCCCAGTCTCAACCATTGCGTCGACCCAATCACAAACCCAGATCATCAACATCTGAGCTTGTTGCCTGA
- the urtD gene encoding urea ABC transporter ATP-binding protein UrtD, protein MSTPILELNDVSVDFDGFFALTDLSISLEHGELRSIIGPNGAGKTTFLDVITGKVKPTKGSVSLRGSSIIGFSEQKISRLGVGRKFQTPRVFENLSVSRNLELAASPSKMPFSLMFEKLNNTAKDEVYRLMDYVGLAPYAKVLAGSLSHGQKQWLAISMLVAQSPDIILLDEPVAGLTDDETNKTAELIKSLAGEHTVVVIEHDMEFIRDLAAPVTVLHQGQLLTEGSLDEVKSDPKVIEVYLGQSE, encoded by the coding sequence ATGTCAACACCAATTCTTGAATTGAACGATGTCAGCGTTGATTTTGATGGTTTCTTCGCATTGACTGATCTTTCCATCTCACTAGAGCATGGTGAGTTAAGATCAATCATTGGACCCAATGGCGCTGGTAAAACAACTTTTCTAGATGTCATCACTGGAAAGGTTAAGCCAACCAAAGGCTCAGTCTCCCTGCGAGGTTCCAGCATTATTGGTTTTTCGGAACAGAAGATTTCAAGACTAGGTGTTGGTCGTAAGTTTCAGACACCTCGCGTGTTTGAAAATCTTTCGGTCTCTAGAAATCTTGAGTTGGCTGCTTCACCGAGCAAGATGCCATTCAGTCTTATGTTTGAAAAACTCAATAACACGGCTAAAGATGAGGTCTATCGCTTGATGGATTATGTGGGCCTTGCTCCTTATGCAAAGGTCTTGGCCGGTTCTTTGTCTCACGGCCAAAAACAATGGCTTGCGATTTCAATGCTTGTTGCTCAATCTCCAGATATCATTCTTCTGGACGAGCCAGTGGCAGGCTTGACCGATGACGAGACGAACAAAACAGCTGAACTGATTAAATCCCTTGCAGGTGAACATACCGTGGTGGTAATTGAGCATGATATGGAGTTTATTCGTGATCTTGCCGCACCAGTCACTGTGTTGCATCAAGGGCAGTTGTTGACGGAAGGTTCACTTGATGAGGTAAAGTCTGATCCAAAAGTGATTGAGGTTTATCTCGGTCAATCTGAATAG
- a CDS encoding FmdB family zinc ribbon protein yields the protein MPVYEYSCQSSECLTYEVWRSIDQRSVQTECPTCGREGKRIFNPPMVLSSSIRSKIEVKEPKLVSKKNSIYATEPSKPRLRTNDSRPWMLNRGC from the coding sequence ATGCCAGTCTACGAATATTCCTGCCAATCTAGTGAATGCCTCACCTATGAAGTATGGCGATCAATTGATCAACGTTCTGTTCAAACAGAATGCCCTACTTGTGGAAGAGAAGGCAAGAGGATTTTCAATCCACCCATGGTGTTATCCTCATCTATTCGCTCGAAAATCGAAGTTAAGGAACCAAAACTTGTGAGCAAAAAAAATTCAATATATGCGACTGAGCCTTCAAAGCCTCGATTACGCACAAACGATTCACGTCCTTGGATGTTGAATCGAGGTTGCTAA
- a CDS encoding urease accessory UreF family protein gives MSSLALLQLVSPALPVGGFSYSEGLEVLIQSETIRDEQQLQAWLEAELSRGAIRLEAAALPSLLRAFTAWSAGETAACCRVLDLDGWLLAGRESAELRAQQRQMGGSLLNLLAEMGHPLPEQVALSWPAAWAWAAQALGVAESEMVEGYLYGWVANQLSAAVRLLPLGPSRAQQLQNRLLPFIIGQAEQLQRRDPRQLWTSGVGAGMAQLAHAELYSRLFRS, from the coding sequence ATGAGTTCGCTGGCGCTGCTGCAGCTGGTGAGCCCCGCTCTGCCGGTTGGTGGCTTCAGTTATTCGGAGGGATTGGAAGTTCTGATCCAGTCGGAGACGATCAGAGATGAGCAGCAACTGCAGGCCTGGTTGGAGGCGGAGCTGTCGCGGGGGGCGATCCGATTGGAGGCGGCGGCGTTGCCATCGCTGCTGCGTGCATTCACGGCATGGTCAGCAGGAGAGACCGCGGCCTGCTGCCGGGTGCTGGATCTTGATGGCTGGCTGCTGGCCGGTCGTGAATCGGCTGAACTGCGGGCTCAGCAACGACAGATGGGTGGGTCGTTGCTCAATCTCCTCGCGGAGATGGGCCACCCCTTGCCGGAGCAGGTGGCGTTGAGCTGGCCAGCGGCCTGGGCATGGGCAGCGCAGGCCTTGGGGGTGGCGGAGAGCGAGATGGTGGAGGGCTACCTCTACGGCTGGGTCGCCAATCAGCTCAGTGCTGCGGTGCGGCTCTTGCCGTTGGGCCCCAGCCGGGCTCAGCAGCTGCAGAACCGCTTGCTGCCATTCATCATTGGGCAGGCCGAGCAGCTGCAACGACGGGATCCCCGGCAGTTGTGGACCAGCGGCGTTGGGGCTGGCATGGCGCAGCTCGCTCATGCTGAGTTGTATTCCCGCTTGTTTCGGAGCTGA
- the ureG gene encoding urease accessory protein UreG yields the protein MSSKLRLGVAGPVGSGKTALVEALCHRLRGQLELAVVTNDIYTQEDAQFLTRAGALEPERIRGVETGGCPHTAIREDCSINRAAVADLEKQFPDLDLVMVESGGDNLAASFSPELVDLCIYVIDVAAGDKIPRKGGPGITRSDLLVINKIDLAPLVGADLSVMEADTQRMRGERPWCFTNLQSGEGLKEVEAFVLQQLPN from the coding sequence ATGAGCAGCAAGTTGCGTCTTGGGGTGGCCGGTCCGGTCGGTTCCGGCAAAACTGCGTTGGTGGAGGCGCTTTGCCACAGACTGCGCGGTCAGCTTGAGCTGGCTGTTGTCACCAACGACATCTACACCCAGGAAGATGCGCAATTTTTGACGCGCGCTGGCGCCCTTGAGCCGGAACGGATCCGCGGCGTGGAAACGGGCGGCTGTCCGCATACGGCGATCCGTGAGGACTGTTCCATCAACCGGGCGGCTGTGGCCGATTTGGAGAAACAGTTTCCGGATCTGGATCTTGTGATGGTGGAAAGCGGTGGCGACAACTTGGCTGCCAGCTTCAGTCCGGAGTTGGTGGACCTCTGCATTTATGTGATCGATGTCGCCGCTGGGGACAAGATTCCCCGCAAGGGAGGGCCTGGCATCACCCGATCCGATCTGCTGGTGATCAACAAGATCGACCTGGCACCCCTAGTGGGTGCCGACCTCTCGGTGATGGAGGCGGACACTCAGCGAATGCGGGGCGAGCGTCCCTGGTGTTTCACCAATCTCCAGAGCGGCGAAGGATTGAAGGAAGTGGAGGCATTTGTGTTGCAACAGCTACCGAATTAA
- the urtE gene encoding urea ABC transporter ATP-binding subunit UrtE, giving the protein MVQTTTTTHPTSAKTVLRANGLNVYYGESHILRNVDLHIPEGEMICLIGRNGVGKTTFLKTIIGLLEQRSGSIEYDGKMLTNQPPYKRARGGIGYVSQGRDIIPRITVRENLLIGMESLSGGMGRNRHIDPIVFELFPILEQFLNRRGGDLSGGQQQQLAIARALLGKPKLLLLDEPTEGIQPSIILDIERAVKRIIKETGISVLLVEQHLHFVKQSNFYYAMQRGGIVSSGPTSQLSDHVIEEFLTV; this is encoded by the coding sequence ATGGTACAAACGACAACCACCACACATCCAACCTCAGCAAAAACAGTTCTTCGAGCAAATGGCTTGAATGTCTATTATGGCGAGAGTCACATTCTCAGAAATGTTGACCTGCATATCCCTGAGGGGGAAATGATTTGTTTGATCGGTCGTAATGGAGTGGGAAAGACAACCTTTCTAAAGACGATCATTGGTCTTCTCGAGCAACGATCTGGTTCGATTGAATATGACGGAAAAATGTTAACTAACCAGCCTCCTTATAAACGAGCAAGGGGAGGAATTGGTTATGTTTCCCAAGGCCGAGATATTATTCCTCGAATTACAGTTCGAGAGAATCTTTTGATCGGAATGGAATCATTGTCTGGGGGGATGGGGCGAAATCGTCATATTGATCCCATTGTTTTTGAATTGTTTCCTATTCTTGAACAGTTTCTGAATCGACGTGGAGGTGACCTCAGTGGAGGTCAGCAGCAACAACTTGCGATTGCACGTGCACTTCTTGGCAAGCCCAAGCTTCTTTTGTTAGATGAGCCAACCGAAGGGATCCAGCCGTCGATTATTCTCGACATTGAACGTGCTGTCAAACGGATCATTAAAGAAACAGGCATTAGTGTTCTTCTGGTTGAGCAACACCTTCATTTTGTGAAGCAGTCTAATTTCTATTATGCGATGCAACGAGGTGGTATTGTATCGAGTGGTCCAACCTCACAATTATCAGATCATGTGATTGAAGAATTCCTGACAGTTTAA
- a CDS encoding DUF1830 domain-containing protein, whose translation MIECVYRNDTDRMVIVKCVGDDHFYREKVVLPTEMFWFEAPEQARLEIWKMSVSGQMLHVRADVSEYAMNQDEAATETVWAC comes from the coding sequence ATGATTGAGTGCGTCTACCGCAACGACACTGACCGAATGGTGATTGTTAAATGTGTCGGTGATGACCACTTTTACCGTGAAAAGGTTGTGCTTCCCACTGAGATGTTCTGGTTTGAAGCCCCTGAACAGGCGCGGCTTGAAATCTGGAAAATGTCGGTGAGCGGTCAGATGCTGCACGTACGCGCCGATGTGAGCGAGTACGCCATGAATCAAGACGAGGCGGCCACCGAAACAGTCTGGGCCTGCTAA
- the ureE gene encoding urease accessory protein UreE — MTQAVLVLDQRLAARADQADLLLPLTADERSVVRGRRRTDCGREVLLQLPRDGALQPGDQLSDAAGTARVEVTAATEALLRVRATSALALMQAAYHLGNRHVALELHEQDLYLLEDAVLATMLESRGLQLSRCQRPFRPEGGAYAGHQHG, encoded by the coding sequence GTGACGCAGGCCGTTCTTGTTCTGGATCAACGGCTTGCCGCCAGGGCTGATCAAGCTGATCTGCTGTTGCCGCTCACGGCGGATGAACGCAGCGTTGTGCGTGGCCGTCGCCGCACGGACTGTGGCCGGGAGGTGCTGTTGCAGTTGCCAAGGGACGGGGCCCTGCAGCCAGGGGATCAGCTCAGTGATGCCGCTGGTACAGCCAGGGTGGAAGTGACGGCAGCCACCGAAGCGCTGTTGCGGGTGCGGGCGACATCAGCCTTGGCGTTGATGCAGGCGGCTTATCACCTGGGAAACAGACATGTGGCCCTCGAGCTGCATGAGCAGGATCTGTATCTGCTGGAGGACGCCGTGTTGGCGACGATGCTGGAAAGCCGTGGTCTGCAGCTCAGTCGCTGTCAGCGACCGTTCCGGCCCGAAGGCGGCGCCTACGCAGGCCATCAGCACGGATGA
- the urtA gene encoding urea ABC transporter substrate-binding protein, whose protein sequence is MNSTFTKRLLAAFAATTVGVTMTACGGDSGDSAGGGADFDGEIKVGILHSLSGTMAISETTLKEVEEMAIKEINADGGVKIDGKSYKITYTSEDGASDWPTFAEKSQKLIDADKVAVVFGGWTSASRKAMLPVYEAKDHFLFYPIQYEGQECSKNIFYTGAVPNQQAEPAVDWLFEQFADKYGKKVYLVGSDYVYPRTANTIIKEQVKSLGGETVGEDYIPLGNTEVAPIIAKIKKEFPDGGIIINTLNGDSNVALFKQFKAAGITPEKYPIMSFSIAEEEIRQIGPEYVGGTYAAWNYFMSLGSSASDTFNSAFLAEYGDDRVTNDPMESAYNMVYLWKAAVEKAGTYEDLDAVRNALIGIKLDAPQGPIEMYPNHHISQTVRIGEAKEDGQFEILWDSKTPVPPITWNQYVPETKGYKCDWTLDRADAGKFKM, encoded by the coding sequence ATGAATTCAACGTTTACGAAGCGTCTGCTAGCTGCTTTCGCTGCCACAACAGTGGGAGTCACAATGACCGCCTGTGGCGGAGATAGTGGTGATTCCGCTGGTGGTGGTGCAGATTTTGATGGTGAAATCAAAGTTGGCATCCTTCATTCCCTTAGCGGAACGATGGCGATCTCCGAAACGACTCTAAAAGAAGTCGAGGAGATGGCGATCAAGGAAATCAATGCCGACGGTGGCGTCAAAATCGATGGCAAGAGCTACAAGATCACCTACACCTCTGAAGATGGTGCTTCAGATTGGCCTACCTTCGCGGAGAAGTCACAGAAGCTGATCGACGCCGATAAGGTTGCCGTTGTGTTTGGCGGCTGGACATCCGCAAGTCGGAAGGCAATGCTTCCGGTTTACGAAGCCAAGGATCACTTCCTCTTCTACCCAATTCAGTACGAAGGTCAGGAGTGCTCCAAGAACATCTTCTACACCGGCGCTGTCCCCAACCAGCAGGCTGAGCCCGCTGTTGACTGGCTGTTTGAGCAGTTCGCCGACAAGTACGGCAAGAAGGTTTATTTGGTTGGTTCTGACTACGTCTACCCCAGAACTGCTAACACCATCATCAAAGAGCAGGTCAAGAGCCTGGGTGGTGAGACAGTCGGTGAGGACTACATCCCTCTGGGCAACACTGAGGTGGCACCTATCATCGCCAAGATCAAGAAGGAGTTCCCTGATGGTGGAATCATCATCAACACTCTGAACGGTGATTCCAACGTTGCCCTGTTCAAGCAGTTCAAGGCAGCAGGAATTACTCCGGAAAAGTATCCGATCATGTCCTTCTCCATCGCTGAGGAGGAGATCCGTCAGATCGGACCTGAGTATGTGGGCGGCACTTATGCGGCCTGGAACTATTTCATGTCCCTCGGATCCTCGGCCTCCGATACCTTCAATTCAGCATTCCTTGCTGAGTACGGTGATGATCGTGTGACGAACGATCCGATGGAGTCGGCTTACAACATGGTTTACCTCTGGAAGGCTGCTGTTGAGAAGGCTGGCACTTATGAAGATCTGGATGCTGTCCGGAATGCACTGATCGGAATTAAGCTCGATGCTCCTCAGGGTCCGATTGAGATGTATCCCAATCACCACATCTCACAGACTGTGCGGATTGGTGAGGCTAAGGAGGATGGTCAGTTTGAGATTCTCTGGGACAGCAAGACCCCTGTTCCTCCTATCACTTGGAACCAGTACGTTCCTGAGACCAAAGGCTACAAGTGCGACTGGACCCTTGATCGTGCTGATGCCGGAAAGTTCAAGATGTAA
- the urtB gene encoding urea ABC transporter permease subunit UrtB codes for MELIFSQLLDGLSIGSVLLLAATGLAIVFGLMGVINLAHGELMMVGAYVTFVTQNMFKPLGEGVFQLYYFFALFFAFVITGIVGILLERTLIRQLYGRPLETLLATWGVSLVLIQFIRSVSTSMVLGILIAILLGYFSQRFSPAKLKSANFYPYLSGFAWVVASAIGFISINAMTASKMLSKAWFGPRNIDVTAPKWLQGSWGSIAGIELPGIRIFIIILSALLLAFVAWFLTKSVWGLRIRAVTQNRQMSNCLGIPTDSVDSITFGIGSGLAGVAGSAITLLGSVGPNLGAAYIVSCFMVIVLGGVGNLVGTVIASMMLGIIQSIIGSGAILIAFDNIPAGPAAVIEFFATTSMSYVLIFIFIITFLQFKPTGMFPQKGRSVES; via the coding sequence ATGGAATTAATTTTTTCACAGCTCCTTGATGGGCTCAGCATTGGGTCAGTTTTGCTTCTTGCGGCGACTGGCCTTGCCATCGTTTTTGGTTTGATGGGGGTAATCAATCTCGCTCATGGCGAGTTGATGATGGTTGGAGCTTACGTGACTTTTGTCACTCAAAACATGTTCAAGCCTCTTGGCGAGGGTGTTTTCCAACTCTATTATTTTTTCGCATTATTTTTTGCCTTTGTCATTACTGGAATTGTCGGCATTCTTCTGGAAAGAACATTAATACGGCAATTATATGGCCGACCGCTTGAGACATTGCTTGCTACTTGGGGTGTCAGCCTTGTGCTGATTCAATTTATACGCAGTGTTTCAACAAGTATGGTTTTAGGTATATTAATTGCGATATTGCTAGGTTATTTCTCTCAACGATTTTCACCAGCAAAGCTTAAAAGTGCTAATTTCTACCCTTATTTATCAGGTTTTGCTTGGGTTGTGGCATCAGCGATTGGATTTATTTCAATTAATGCGATGACAGCTTCTAAGATGCTCTCTAAAGCTTGGTTTGGACCTCGCAATATTGACGTGACAGCTCCGAAATGGTTGCAAGGAAGCTGGGGTTCCATTGCGGGGATTGAGTTGCCAGGTATTCGAATTTTTATCATTATCCTTTCGGCTCTGCTGCTTGCGTTTGTAGCATGGTTCCTCACAAAGAGTGTTTGGGGTTTACGTATCCGTGCTGTCACTCAAAATCGCCAGATGAGCAATTGCTTGGGTATTCCCACTGATAGTGTCGACAGCATCACCTTCGGGATTGGATCAGGCTTAGCTGGTGTTGCTGGTAGTGCGATCACTCTGCTTGGCTCTGTAGGACCCAATCTTGGAGCGGCCTATATCGTTTCTTGCTTTATGGTTATTGTTCTAGGGGGAGTTGGAAATCTTGTTGGTACTGTGATTGCTTCGATGATGCTTGGCATCATTCAATCCATCATTGGATCTGGTGCCATCTTAATTGCTTTCGACAATATACCGGCTGGTCCTGCTGCTGTGATTGAGTTCTTTGCCACAACAAGTATGTCATATGTGCTGATATTTATCTTTATTATTACGTTCCTTCAATTTAAACCCACTGGGATGTTCCCTCAAAAGGGACGATCTGTCGAATCCTGA
- the fmdA gene encoding formamidase, translating into MPETLFKVDLTKSMDQQDMPGHNRWHPDIPAVASVNPGDVFRIECKDWTDGQIKDNDNPQDIADVNLEVVHVLSGPIWVNGAQPGDILVVDILEVGALQGDEWGFTGIFAKENGGGFLTDHFPKAAKAIWDLEGVFTSSRHIPGVRFAGITHPGLIGCAPSMDLLQEWNRRETELVQTAPDRRTYGAGLSGTEPVLAALPNPNSAILGNVAAGDFERIANEAARTVPPREHGGNCDIKNLTKGTRIYFPVYVEGAKLSMGDIHFSQGDGEISFCGAIEMSGYLDLHVELIKGGMAKYGMVNPMFKTSPVEPHYSDYLVFEGISVDEFEGKQYYMDVHIAYRRACLNAIEYLKKFGYTGEQAYLLLSCAPVEGRISGIVDIPNACCTLAIPTSIFDKDILPC; encoded by the coding sequence ATGCCCGAAACGCTTTTCAAAGTTGATCTCACCAAGTCGATGGATCAGCAGGATATGCCTGGACATAACCGTTGGCATCCAGATATTCCTGCAGTCGCATCAGTTAATCCAGGCGATGTCTTTCGAATTGAGTGCAAAGACTGGACAGATGGACAGATTAAAGACAACGACAATCCCCAAGATATTGCTGATGTGAATCTCGAGGTTGTTCACGTTCTAAGTGGTCCAATTTGGGTCAATGGAGCTCAGCCAGGAGATATTTTGGTTGTTGATATCCTCGAGGTAGGAGCACTTCAAGGTGATGAGTGGGGTTTTACTGGAATCTTTGCCAAAGAAAACGGTGGAGGATTTCTGACCGATCATTTTCCAAAAGCAGCAAAAGCAATCTGGGATTTGGAAGGAGTTTTTACGTCCTCTCGCCACATTCCCGGAGTTCGTTTCGCTGGCATCACCCATCCAGGCCTGATCGGTTGCGCTCCCTCCATGGATCTGCTCCAGGAATGGAACCGTCGAGAAACAGAGTTGGTTCAGACTGCACCAGACCGCAGAACCTATGGCGCAGGACTTTCTGGAACGGAACCGGTTCTGGCAGCTTTGCCGAACCCAAACAGCGCCATTCTTGGGAACGTCGCTGCTGGAGATTTTGAGAGAATTGCTAACGAAGCAGCTCGGACTGTTCCTCCACGGGAACATGGAGGAAACTGCGACATTAAAAATCTCACAAAAGGAACACGGATCTATTTCCCTGTGTACGTAGAGGGTGCAAAGCTCTCCATGGGTGACATTCACTTTTCTCAGGGTGATGGGGAAATTTCATTCTGTGGTGCTATCGAGATGTCTGGATATCTCGATCTTCATGTTGAGCTGATCAAAGGAGGGATGGCTAAATATGGCATGGTCAATCCAATGTTCAAGACCAGTCCTGTTGAGCCTCATTACTCTGATTATCTAGTCTTTGAGGGCATCTCTGTCGATGAATTTGAAGGGAAACAATATTATATGGATGTGCATATTGCTTATCGCAGAGCCTGCCTAAATGCAATTGAATACTTGAAAAAATTTGGTTATACAGGAGAACAGGCCTATCTCTTGCTGAGCTGCGCTCCGGTTGAAGGCAGGATCAGTGGAATTGTCGACATTCCAAATGCGTGCTGCACCCTTGCCATACCAACTTCCATATTTGACAAAGATATTCTCCCCTGCTAA
- the urtC gene encoding urea ABC transporter permease subunit UrtC — protein sequence MKIFKKLIPWLLLAFAFFVLPAILSQFRLNLFGRYFSLAIIALGIDLIWGYTGLLSLGQGIFFALGGYAIAMHLLLVTNNDFTTGANGLPKFFENYGVDNLPFFWQPFWSFPWTLIAIWLIPAVVAGLVGYLIFRNRIKGVYFSIITQASLMVFYHFFNGQQKLVNGTNGLKTSTTEIFGMIVGSDDAQIMFYRITLIILPFAYLLCKFLTSGRFGDALIGIRDDEARLRFSGFNPVPFKVIVFLVAGGLAGISGALYTVQSGIVSPQYMAISMSIEMVIWVAVGGRGTLIGPIIGAVLVNYLRSLVSEALPEAWLFVQGGLFIFVVVLMPDGIYGWFKNGGFTSMLAAFGIAKKSSTYPKLEMDKSYTVESQ from the coding sequence ATGAAAATTTTCAAAAAGCTGATTCCCTGGCTTCTTCTCGCCTTCGCATTCTTTGTCCTACCAGCGATTCTTTCACAGTTCCGCCTTAACCTTTTCGGTAGGTATTTTTCTTTAGCTATCATTGCTTTAGGTATCGACCTGATCTGGGGATATACCGGACTCCTAAGTCTTGGTCAAGGTATCTTCTTTGCCTTGGGTGGTTATGCCATAGCCATGCATCTTCTCTTGGTGACTAACAATGATTTCACCACTGGTGCTAATGGTCTGCCTAAGTTCTTTGAGAATTATGGTGTTGATAACCTTCCGTTTTTCTGGCAACCATTCTGGTCATTCCCTTGGACATTGATTGCTATATGGTTAATTCCTGCTGTGGTTGCTGGCCTTGTCGGATATTTGATTTTTAGAAACAGAATCAAGGGTGTTTATTTTTCTATTATTACTCAGGCTTCTTTGATGGTTTTTTACCATTTTTTCAATGGTCAGCAGAAGCTTGTTAATGGAACGAATGGCCTTAAGACGAGCACAACGGAGATCTTCGGAATGATCGTGGGCTCCGATGATGCTCAGATTATGTTCTATCGGATTACACTTATAATACTCCCGTTTGCCTATCTCTTATGTAAGTTTTTAACGAGTGGTCGTTTTGGTGATGCTTTGATCGGGATCAGAGATGATGAAGCACGACTCCGTTTCAGTGGGTTTAATCCGGTTCCTTTTAAAGTGATCGTCTTTTTAGTTGCTGGTGGCTTGGCTGGCATTTCAGGTGCACTTTATACAGTTCAGTCAGGTATCGTTTCACCTCAGTACATGGCCATTTCAATGTCTATTGAAATGGTGATTTGGGTCGCCGTTGGTGGTCGTGGAACATTGATCGGACCGATTATAGGCGCCGTTTTGGTGAACTACTTACGAAGCCTTGTCAGTGAAGCACTACCAGAAGCCTGGTTGTTTGTGCAGGGTGGTCTGTTTATCTTCGTGGTTGTGTTGATGCCGGATGGTATTTATGGATGGTTCAAGAATGGTGGATTTACTTCGATGTTGGCAGCCTTTGGAATTGCCAAAAAATCTTCGACTTATCCAAAATTAGAAATGGATAAAAGTTACACAGTTGAATCACAATAG